A window of Thunnus thynnus chromosome 17, fThuThy2.1, whole genome shotgun sequence contains these coding sequences:
- the LOC137200812 gene encoding cell adhesion molecule 2-like — protein sequence MNLRTPVSVSSTISVILNRKHNGAEFRCEAELDLRPEGPQLPYLKSSPFNITVYYKPVINNTNLPKAIPVFSGYPERLVCEADGHPPPKIQWLYSSDKLPRVSGGVLNVSEPGSYICNASNEVGSVSHEVEVILKEDYLPLIAGFVAVTVVIISVIFIFIYSIYYKNTKMRRYSLKNPKLSTHNGNVAHNGWDLQFPMTKLS from the exons atgaaccTCAGGACCCCAGTGAGTGTGTCATCTACCATCAGTGTCATTCTGAACAGAAAGCACAACGGAGCGGAGTTCAGATGCGAGGCCGAGTTGGACCTGAGACCAGAGGGACCCCAGCTTCCTTACTTGAAGTCCAGTCCTTTCAACATCACCGTCTATT ATAAGCCAGTCATCAATAACACAAACCTTCCGAAGGCGATCCCAGTGTTCAGCGGTTATCCTGAGAGGCTTGTTTGTGAAGCTGACGGTCATCCACCTCCAAAGATCCAGTGGCTTTACAGCTCAGACAAGTTGCCACGTGTTTCTGGAGGCGTACTCAACGTTTCGGAACCGGGCTCCTACATCTGCAACGCCAGTAACGAAGTCGGTTCCGTATCCCATGAGGTCGAAGTGATTTTAAAAG AGGACTACCTGCCCCTCATAGCTGGATTTGTGGCCGTCACAGTAGTGATCATCTCcgtcatcttcatcttcatctacTCCATCTACTACAAGAACACCAAGATGCGCCGTTACAGTCTTAAAAACCCCAAACTCAGCACCCACAATGGCAATGTAGCTCACAATGGCTGGGACCTGCAATTTCCTATGACCAAACTGTCATAG
- the LOC137167971 gene encoding roundabout homolog 1-like isoform X2, whose translation MHEGMGWEASSGGTGKEMVNHLLWTVEHLTQWSIAPECYINPPQNSTWKQCTKTLKVVLYTFPQTISIKSDVVMNKGEQYNFTCYIGDVAPVQNLTVRWYKGDTIFHTQTFDNPSQEPVDQSPVLSFTPTEQDHGVKFKCEAHLDLGPEGPQLKVSSEEFTTIVRFGPDIQCSFVEVLEGGTLWDQCPVAGNPEPSIQWLKDGKRVDSNQTMTREKAGQYIIQAEGKAFRQEKIQVLVIYGPELKCPSNYTALENAPHNLTCTVEGYPEPKTIWYRDGDEVELPENLTRSDAGQYLITASNRFSSVNHTVELDILYPPSQIVELEDSEVEVGSAVWLKCSSTGNPRPTYSWSYYQAGNVINENDDGVSRLLINSATAYNMGFYTCQASNEKGNVSKTVRVTVKGL comes from the exons ATGCATGAAGGAATGGGCTGGGAGGCTTCAAGTGGAGGCACAGGTAAAGAGATGGTCAACCATTTGCTCTGGACTGTGGAGCACCTCACACAATGGTCCATCGCACCCGAATGCTACATCAATCCACCTCAAAATAGTACATGGAAGCAATGCACCAAGACCTTAAAAGTTGTTCTATACA CATTCCCACAAACCATCAGTATCAAGTCCGATGTTGTGATGAACAAAGGGGAGCAATATAACTTCACATGTTACATTGGCGATGTAGCACCAGTTCAAAATCTCACTGTGAGGTGGTACAAAGGAGATACAATCTTCCACACACAAACTTTTGACAATCCAAGTCAGGAACCAGTGGATCAGTCACCTGTCCTCAGCTTTACACCTACTGAACAAGATCACGGAGTCAAGTTCAAATGTGAGGCACATTTGGACCTGGGGCCAGAAGGGCCACAACTTAAAGTATCTTCAGAGGAGTTTACTACTATCGTTAGGT TTGGACCAGATATACAATGTTCTTTTGTGGAGGTACTCGAGGGGGGAACTTTGTGGGACCAATGCCCTGTGGCAGGAAATCCTGAACCTTCCATCCAGTGGCTGAAAGATGGAAAGCGTGTAGACTCGAACCAAACTATGACCAGGGAAAAGGCAGGGCAGTACATCATCCAAGCTGAGGGTAAAGCCTTCAGACAAGAGAAAATCCAGGTCCTTGTGATAT ATGGACCAGAGTTGAAGTGTCCAAGCAATTATACCGCACTGGAGAACGCTCCTCACAACCTCACCTGCACTGTCGAAGGGTACCCTGAACCTAAGACGATCTGGTACAGAGATGGTGACGAGGTGGAACTCCCAGAGAACCTCACAAGAAGTGATGCAGGGCAGTACTTGATCACTGCTTCGAACCGTTTCTCAAGTGTCAATCACACAGTGGAGCTTGACATCTTAT ACCCACCATCACAGATAGTCGAGCTTGAAGACTCTGAAGTTGAGGTTGGTTCTGCTGTGTGGCTCAAGTGCTCCTCCACGGGAAACCCACGGCCGACGTATTCGTGGTCATATTACCAGGCTGGCAATGTGATAAATGAAAATGACGACGGAGTGTCCCGTCTGCTAATCAACAGTGCTACTGCGTACAACATGGGCTTCTACACGTGTCAGGCCTCGAACGAGAAAGGAAATGTCTCTAAGACTGTCAGAGTCACTGTAAAAG GTCTGTAG
- the LOC137167971 gene encoding roundabout homolog 1-like isoform X1 has protein sequence MSESRTSFVRLFLGFFLSATGACCPIELSQTSIVVRYGDPVSVNCSTSETMHEGMGWEASSGGTGKEMVNHLLWTVEHLTQWSIAPECYINPPQNSTWKQCTKTLKVVLYTFPQTISIKSDVVMNKGEQYNFTCYIGDVAPVQNLTVRWYKGDTIFHTQTFDNPSQEPVDQSPVLSFTPTEQDHGVKFKCEAHLDLGPEGPQLKVSSEEFTTIVRFGPDIQCSFVEVLEGGTLWDQCPVAGNPEPSIQWLKDGKRVDSNQTMTREKAGQYIIQAEGKAFRQEKIQVLVIYGPELKCPSNYTALENAPHNLTCTVEGYPEPKTIWYRDGDEVELPENLTRSDAGQYLITASNRFSSVNHTVELDILYPPSQIVELEDSEVEVGSAVWLKCSSTGNPRPTYSWSYYQAGNVINENDDGVSRLLINSATAYNMGFYTCQASNEKGNVSKTVRVTVKGL, from the exons ATGAGTGAAAGTAGGACATCATTTGTTCGACTCTTCTTGGGGTTCTTCCTCAGTGCGACAG GTGCCTGCTGTCCCATTGAGTTGAGCCAAACCAGTATTGTGGTGCGATATGGAGACCCAGTCTCAGTCAACTGCAGCACATCAGAGACTATGCATGAAGGAATGGGCTGGGAGGCTTCAAGTGGAGGCACAGGTAAAGAGATGGTCAACCATTTGCTCTGGACTGTGGAGCACCTCACACAATGGTCCATCGCACCCGAATGCTACATCAATCCACCTCAAAATAGTACATGGAAGCAATGCACCAAGACCTTAAAAGTTGTTCTATACA CATTCCCACAAACCATCAGTATCAAGTCCGATGTTGTGATGAACAAAGGGGAGCAATATAACTTCACATGTTACATTGGCGATGTAGCACCAGTTCAAAATCTCACTGTGAGGTGGTACAAAGGAGATACAATCTTCCACACACAAACTTTTGACAATCCAAGTCAGGAACCAGTGGATCAGTCACCTGTCCTCAGCTTTACACCTACTGAACAAGATCACGGAGTCAAGTTCAAATGTGAGGCACATTTGGACCTGGGGCCAGAAGGGCCACAACTTAAAGTATCTTCAGAGGAGTTTACTACTATCGTTAGGT TTGGACCAGATATACAATGTTCTTTTGTGGAGGTACTCGAGGGGGGAACTTTGTGGGACCAATGCCCTGTGGCAGGAAATCCTGAACCTTCCATCCAGTGGCTGAAAGATGGAAAGCGTGTAGACTCGAACCAAACTATGACCAGGGAAAAGGCAGGGCAGTACATCATCCAAGCTGAGGGTAAAGCCTTCAGACAAGAGAAAATCCAGGTCCTTGTGATAT ATGGACCAGAGTTGAAGTGTCCAAGCAATTATACCGCACTGGAGAACGCTCCTCACAACCTCACCTGCACTGTCGAAGGGTACCCTGAACCTAAGACGATCTGGTACAGAGATGGTGACGAGGTGGAACTCCCAGAGAACCTCACAAGAAGTGATGCAGGGCAGTACTTGATCACTGCTTCGAACCGTTTCTCAAGTGTCAATCACACAGTGGAGCTTGACATCTTAT ACCCACCATCACAGATAGTCGAGCTTGAAGACTCTGAAGTTGAGGTTGGTTCTGCTGTGTGGCTCAAGTGCTCCTCCACGGGAAACCCACGGCCGACGTATTCGTGGTCATATTACCAGGCTGGCAATGTGATAAATGAAAATGACGACGGAGTGTCCCGTCTGCTAATCAACAGTGCTACTGCGTACAACATGGGCTTCTACACGTGTCAGGCCTCGAACGAGAAAGGAAATGTCTCTAAGACTGTCAGAGTCACTGTAAAAG GTCTGTAG